The Geoalkalibacter sp. genomic interval CCGCGCCGTATGCGCGAATTGGAGCGGGGGCGGCTCAAGCCCGACGCCGAACTCGATCTTCATGGGTTCGATCGAGCCCGTGCCCGCGAGCGGGTGCGGCACTTTCTCGACAACAGCCGTCACCAGGGATTGCGCACGGTTCTCATCATCACCGGGGCAGGTCTGCATTCCAGCGAGGAACCCGTTCTGCGCGGCGACCTGGAGCGCTTTCTCGCCGAGGAAGGGCGGCGCTGGGCGCTTGAGTGGGGACGCGCTCCGCGTCGCCTTGGCGGCGAGGGGGCCTTGGTGATTTTTCTGCGAAAATGAAAAGGCTGCGCAAAGGCAGCCTTTTCTTGTTTCAGGATTCGCTGTTCGGCTCGGTCGCTTCCTGGCCGGCGCCGCCCCGGTCGGGGTCCGCCGGGGCTTTTTTTCTGCTCGATGCGCGCCTCGGGCGTGGCTTTGTCTTGGTTTCGCCGGGTTCTGTCTGTGTCTCGGGCGTTGCTGAATCCGTCGAAGCCTTTGGCTTCCGCGGCGCTTTCGCCTTGGGCGATTTTGCATCCGGCTTGGTGTTCGATGGGGCCTCTGGCGTTTCCTCGGCAGACTCCGCCGTTTTCTTGACGCGGCCGCGGCGCGCGCGGGCCGGACTCTTTTTCTCCTCGGCCGGTTTTTCCGCGTCGTCCTGCGGCAACTCCGCGGGCGGCACGGGTTGAGGTTCCGTTGTCGTCGCCGTGGGCGATGCGGAGGCAGGGGCGACGGAGACGTTGATGGCCTCTGTTTTCTTGCGGCGCCGGGAGCGGGATTTTTTCTTGGTTTTTCCCGCCGGCGCGGCCGCTTCGTCCTTATGTTCGGCCGGGGTCGTTGTCGCGGGGGGCACGGGCTCCGCGACGGACGCTTCCGCCGCCTCGGGTTCCTCACCCTCACCGCTCACCTCTTCTTCGGCGCCGGTTTCCAAAGTTTCACCGCTCAGGGATTTTTTGCGGCGACGGCGACGGCGTTTCTTTTTGCCGGGTTTTTCCTCGGGGTCCGTTTCCTGAGGGCCCGCGGCGGCTTCTTCCCGGATTTCCTCGACCACCGGGGTTGGTTCCGCAAGGGCGGGCGGCTCCAACGGCGTGCCTGGCTCCGGCGGAAGGAACTCGGGTTTCTCCCGCGTTTCTTCCTCTTTCTCGCGGCGCACCAGATTCAGGTTCGATTGGTGGGGGAGCAACCCGGCGCGGCCATGAAGAATGATCTTCATGTCGTATTTTTGCTCCATGGCCACCAGTTCCTCGCGCTTGTGGTTGAGCAGAAAATCGGCGACATCGAGGGGGACAAAGCCTTCGGCCTGGAGGATCTGCCCCTTGGCGACCGCGGTCTGGATGCGACGCAGAAAGGCGACGCCCTGCGCCTCGGCGCTCTTGATGCGCCCGCGCCCCTGGCAGTGCGGACATTCCAGATAGGAAGCCGCGGCCAGCATGGGTTTGAGGCGCTGGCGGCTCATTTCGAGCAGGCCGAACTGGCTGATGCGCCCCACGGTGACCCGCGCCTTATCCTTCTGCAGGGCATCGCGCAGCGTCTTTTCCACCGCCTTGATGTGCTTGCGGTCGCGCATGTCGATGAAGTCGATGACGATCAGGCCGGCCAGATCGCGCAGTCGCAGTTGGCGGGCGATCTCGACCGCCGCTTCCAGGTTGGTTTTGCTGGCGGTGGCTTCGATGCCCTGCTCGCCGGCCATCTTGCCCGAGTTGACGTCGATGGCGACCAGCGCCTCCGTGGCGTCAAGAACGATGGAGCCACCCGAGGGCAGGAGCACCTTGTTGTGC includes:
- a CDS encoding Smr/MutS family protein, with translation MLFLEEMALLRVSRSKHRAVEESEDRPPEDECGDADPHQVSPDVTGEDEQSLFLRALGVMERTFVDEIPDEPRPPQASPRRMRELERGRLKPDAELDLHGFDRARARERVRHFLDNSRHQGLRTVLIITGAGLHSSEEPVLRGDLERFLAEEGRRWALEWGRAPRRLGGEGALVIFLRK
- a CDS encoding Rne/Rng family ribonuclease, which codes for MSRKMLINATHPEEHRVAIVEDGFLTELDIEITGKEQTRGNVYKALVVRVESGLQAAFVDYGAERLGFLQMGEIHPALFPKSDINGRSRARINEILRPGQEILVQVLKEERGTKGAALTTFLSLPGRYMVLMPESPTKGVSRKIEEEAERKKLKKAMAELDLPEDMGYIVRTAGIGKTPEELRRDFDNLVKIYRGIEERSRQLKAPSLVFRESNLIIRCIRDYFTEDTEEVLVDDPAVFEEAREFFRMLMPDKLRLVKLHQERRPIFSRYQIEEQIETMAHNKVLLPSGGSIVLDATEALVAIDVNSGKMAGEQGIEATASKTNLEAAVEIARQLRLRDLAGLIVIDFIDMRDRKHIKAVEKTLRDALQKDKARVTVGRISQFGLLEMSRQRLKPMLAAASYLECPHCQGRGRIKSAEAQGVAFLRRIQTAVAKGQILQAEGFVPLDVADFLLNHKREELVAMEQKYDMKIILHGRAGLLPHQSNLNLVRREKEEETREKPEFLPPEPGTPLEPPALAEPTPVVEEIREEAAAGPQETDPEEKPGKKKRRRRRRKKSLSGETLETGAEEEVSGEGEEPEAAEASVAEPVPPATTTPAEHKDEAAAPAGKTKKKSRSRRRKKTEAINVSVAPASASPTATTTEPQPVPPAELPQDDAEKPAEEKKSPARARRGRVKKTAESAEETPEAPSNTKPDAKSPKAKAPRKPKASTDSATPETQTEPGETKTKPRPRRASSRKKAPADPDRGGAGQEATEPNSES